The nucleotide window CTGATAGAGCGTCTGAGGATCATCGGGTTTCGTCTGTTCCTAATAACCGCGGTCCACAAGGATGGCACGGAAAGCGGGCCTGACGTCGAACTGTACCGAGGGTTGAAGGCCGACTATCCCGACATAGAGATAATCGCGGCCGGGGGCGTGTCCTCCATCGACGACCTTCGGGTCCTGAAAAATGCCGGGCTTTCCGGGGTCGTGCTCGGGAAAACCCTTTACGAGGGGAGGATATCTCTCTCATCCGCCCTTGAGGAGGCTCGTTTATGAAAGGACGCCGCATCATCCCATGCCTTGACGTCCTCGACGGAAGGACCGTAAAAGGCGTCTGCTTCGAGGGAATGCGCTACGCCGGCGACCCGGTGGAGATGGCGAGGCTCTACATGGAGGAGGGGGCGGACGAGCTTGTGGTGCTTGACATCTCCGCTGGCGGTGAAGACCGCGGCCGGAGGAGGAGCTGGATATCAGAGGTATCGAGGATCGCCTCCATTCCTCTCGTAATCGGAGGAGGCATCTCGTCGGCCGAGGAGGCGCAGGAGTTGGTCTCGCTCGGTGCGAGAAGGATCTCGATAAACAGTGCGGCGGTCAAAAGGCCTGGCCTGATAGGCGAGTGCGTCGAGGCTCTCGGCAGGGGATCGGTGGTCCTTGCGGTCGATGTGAGGAGGAACGAATCCGGAGGCTGGGAGGTCTTTACCGGGGGCGGCGGCTTCTCGACCGGATTGGATGCGTTCGAGTGGATGAGGGAGGGAGTCAGGCTCGGCTGTGGCGAGATACTGCTGACATCGATCGACCGGGACGGGGATAAAAACGGATACGACCTCGACCTGCTATCGAAGGCGGTATCGTCGGTGCCCGCACCTATAATCGCGTCGGGGGGAGCGGGACGCATGGAGCACTTCCTCGATGCATTTCTCGCGGGGTGCGACGGAGCTCTGGCCGCCTCGGTATTTCATTTCGGAGATATACGCATAGGCGAGCTGAAAGGGTACCTGGCCAGGCATGGTGTACCTGTTCGCTCTGCCCGCGAGGCCTCGTGATGGGCATGGACATTGTCCGGTTGAACTTCGACTCGCGAGGGCTCATCCCCGTCATCGTCCAGGACGTGCTGTCAGGAGAGGTCCTGATGATGGCGTGGGCCAACCGCGAGTCCCTGGAGGCGACCGAGGCCACCGGGGACATGACCTTCTGGAGCAGGTCGAGGAGCGAGCTGTGGGTCAAGGGAGAGACGAGCGGGAACAGGCTGCGACTGGTCGAGCTGCGGGCGGACTGCGACGGGGATTCGCTCCTGGCCCTCGTCGAGCCTGCGGGCCCTGCCTGTCACACGGGGGAGCGATCCTGTTTC belongs to Synergistaceae bacterium and includes:
- a CDS encoding 1-(5-phosphoribosyl)-5-[(5-phosphoribosylamino)methylideneamino] imidazole-4-carboxamide isomerase, which codes for LIERLRIIGFRLFLITAVHKDGTESGPDVELYRGLKADYPDIEIIAAGGVSSIDDLRVLKNAGLSGVVLGKTLYEGRISLSSALEEARL
- the hisF gene encoding imidazole glycerol phosphate synthase subunit HisF, which produces MKGRRIIPCLDVLDGRTVKGVCFEGMRYAGDPVEMARLYMEEGADELVVLDISAGGEDRGRRRSWISEVSRIASIPLVIGGGISSAEEAQELVSLGARRISINSAAVKRPGLIGECVEALGRGSVVLAVDVRRNESGGWEVFTGGGGFSTGLDAFEWMREGVRLGCGEILLTSIDRDGDKNGYDLDLLSKAVSSVPAPIIASGGAGRMEHFLDAFLAGCDGALAASVFHFGDIRIGELKGYLARHGVPVRSAREAS